The genomic region GTATTGATTTAATGTTTTTTTGGGATAATAAATACTATATAATCGATTATAAATCTAATTGGTTAGGATCAAATAACAGATATTATTCTGATCAATGTATTAAAAAAGAAATGATCAAAAAAAGATATGATTTACAATATCAAATATATACTATTGCAATCAACAAATATTTAGAAACAAGAATAAAGAACTATGATTATAAAAATCATTTTGGTGGTGTTTTTTATATTTTCTTACGAGGAATCAACAATCAAAAAAACAACGGTGTGTTTTATACACTACCAAATTATTCATTAGTAAAAAATTTAACAGATTTAATCTCATAGAAAATCTAAAAATATGAAAATGTTTACGTTGCTGAAACAAGCTCTATCTAAAAAAATGATTCATCCTATTGATTTATATTTTGGAAATTTTGTTGCACAAAAAAGCAATATTTTTATGTTGATAGCAACTTGTGTAAGCTATGAAAATAGAAATGGACATGTTTTCCTATCAATAGAATATTTTAAAAAAAATAGTTTTTCTTCTATTTTTGATAAAAAAATACTTAAAAAATGTTTCAATATTTTAGGAAAAGATGTGAACTGGAAAAAAGAAATATTGAAACATACAGCGATAAGTAATGGTTCTATTTTGACACCTTTAGTATTTTTTAAAAAAAAAATATATCTCTATAAAATGTGGAAAGCAGAAAGCAATATTTTAAAAATTTTACATAAAAGATATAATCCAAAAATCAACAAAGTAAAATGCGCTATCATATTAGAAAATTTATTTTTAAATAAAAAAGACAATATACAAAAAATAGCAGTGGCAATTAGCTTGATCAATAAAATAACATTTATTATCGGTGGTCCTGGAACTGGGAAAACCACTATTATATTAAAAATAATTATTGCATCAATAAAAAATTCAAAAAATCCAATAAAAATTCAATTGTCTGCACTTACTGGAAAAGCAACCACACATTTAAATGAAATATTAAAAAATAATATTTTTGATCTTTATTTGTCTGAAAAAGAAAAAATATCTTTACCCTACGAAGCTTTAACTATACATAGATTATTAGGAATTCAAAAAACATCTCAAAAAACATTCTTTAAAGAAAATAATTTATTAAATTTAGATATATTAATTATTGATGAAAGTTCAATGATAGATCTTTTAATGATGGAAAAAATATTTTATGCAGTATCAAAACATACCAAACTAATTTTTCTAGGTGATCACCATCAATTACCACCGATAGAACCTGGATGTATATTCCAAAACATTTGTTACTATTCTAAGGATGGTTATAGTTTACAACATTTAACTAGAATTTCAAAACTGATACAATATAGATGTTTAAAAAAACAAAATAAAAAAAAATCTAATTTTATAAGTGATAAGATATGTGTCTTAAAAAAGAATTATCGATTCAATAAAAATTCAGGGATGTATATCTTATCAAATGCTATTTATAGTAAAAATATTAAAATAATCAAAAAATTGTTTAATAATTCTATAAATAATATTTTTTTTCATGAGACCAATTCTATTATAGAATATCATAACATGATCGAATATATTTCTTTAACCTATAAAAATTTTTGGGAAAAAATATATAATAAAAAAGAAATTAAAGAAATAATAAAAATTTTTCAAAATTATCAAGTATTATGCACCTTAAATGAAAGTATATTTGGTGTACAGATTTTAAATCAAAAAATAGAAGAAGCAATGTATAAAAACTATATGATAAAAAAATTCTATATTAATGAAAAAATATGGTATGTAGGAAAACCTATTATCATTACTCACAATAATACATATTTAAATTTATTTAATGGAAATATAGGAATTACTAATATTAATAAAAAAGGTATTTTTCAAGTATCTTTCCTAAAAGAAAACGATAGAGTTTTAAATATTCCTATAAACGTTCTAAGAGATTATGATACAGCTTGGACAACAACAGTTCATAAAGCGCAAGGATCTGAATTTACTCATACATTTTTAGTATTACCAAATTTTGACTCACAAGTTCTAAATAAAGATATTTTATATACTAGTATCACAAGAGCTCGAAATACATTACATATCTTCGCGACGAGAAAAGTTTTTTTAAAAACTGTTTTAAAAAACACAGATATATCTAATAGTTTAATAGACAGAATTAATGATTTTAAATCATGATTTAAAAAAAATTATAAATATTTTTTTTAAAACA from Buchnera aphidicola (Diuraphis noxia) harbors:
- the recD gene encoding exodeoxyribonuclease V subunit alpha; translated protein: MFTLLKQALSKKMIHPIDLYFGNFVAQKSNIFMLIATCVSYENRNGHVFLSIEYFKKNSFSSIFDKKILKKCFNILGKDVNWKKEILKHTAISNGSILTPLVFFKKKIYLYKMWKAESNILKILHKRYNPKINKVKCAIILENLFLNKKDNIQKIAVAISLINKITFIIGGPGTGKTTIILKIIIASIKNSKNPIKIQLSALTGKATTHLNEILKNNIFDLYLSEKEKISLPYEALTIHRLLGIQKTSQKTFFKENNLLNLDILIIDESSMIDLLMMEKIFYAVSKHTKLIFLGDHHQLPPIEPGCIFQNICYYSKDGYSLQHLTRISKLIQYRCLKKQNKKKSNFISDKICVLKKNYRFNKNSGMYILSNAIYSKNIKIIKKLFNNSINNIFFHETNSIIEYHNMIEYISLTYKNFWEKIYNKKEIKEIIKIFQNYQVLCTLNESIFGVQILNQKIEEAMYKNYMIKKFYINEKIWYVGKPIIITHNNTYLNLFNGNIGITNINKKGIFQVSFLKENDRVLNIPINVLRDYDTAWTTTVHKAQGSEFTHTFLVLPNFDSQVLNKDILYTSITRARNTLHIFATRKVFLKTVLKNTDISNSLIDRINDFKS